The Changchengzhania lutea genomic sequence GCGCTTGATCTACATTAATATGAGCTTCTAGAGGATTACCTAAGTATTTTGTTTTCAAAAACAAACTCGCTTCCCAAAAGGTAGTTAAGTGCTCAAGGTGTGCATCCCAATCCTTTATGGTATCATTAAAAAATGGTGCTAACAAGTCATTATCTCTAACTTTTTTATAAAATGAAGCTACTAGCAAATATATGTCTTCTCGTGTTTTAATATCTTTCTTCATAATTAAAACAAAGATACGTGATTAGGCTTTTGTATGTCTTAATATTACTTATTTTTGCTACATGATTTCAGTTAGTATCCTTGGCGCAGGCAATGTTGCAACACATTTATTTAAAGCTTTTAATAATAGCGAACAAATTACTGTTAAGCAGTGGTATAGTCGTGACTTAAAGGCTATTGGTAGATATAAAAATGTAGTAAATATCATCGACGATGTAAAAATGTTAAAAGATGCCGATGTATACATTCTGGCGGTAAGTGACGATGCCGTTTCCAAATTATCATCAGAGCTTCCCTTTAAAGATAAGCTGGTAGTTCATACCTCAGGGAGTGTAGGTGTTTATGATATTGACAAGAAAAATGAACGTGGTGTTTTTTATCCGCTACAAACTTTTAGTAAAGACACAACTATGGATTTTGCCAACGTTCCTATTTGTATAGAAACCATTCATAAAAAAAATTATCCGTTATTAAAAGCATTGGCACAGTCTATAGGAAGTCCATCAAAGAGAGTAAATAGCGACCAAAGGGGCGTATTGCATTTAGCTGCCGTATTTGTGAATAATTTTACAAATCAGCTATATAGAATTGGTCATGAAATCACAGAGTCGGAAGGTGCTGAGTTTGATCTGTTAAAACCACTCATTCAAGAAACGGCACATAAAATTCAAACCATATCGCCATTTAAAGCGCAAACAGGTCCTGCAAAACGGAATGACAAAAAAACCATTAAAAGACACTTAAAGGCTTTAAAAACGGAACATCATAAAGACATATATAAACTTTTAACAGCATCGATTCAAAGCACACATGGAAGAAAAAAGCTATAAAGAATATTTAGAACATATCACCACGTTTATTTTTGACGTGGATGGGGTACTTACCGATGGTTCAGTAACTGTTACTACCAGTGGTGAGCTATTAAGAGTTATGAACGTAAAGGATGGATATGCCCTTAAAACAGCGATAAATGCCGGATTTAATATGGCAATAATTTCTGGCGGAACCCATGAAGGTGTTCGTATAAGGTTGGAAGGTTTAGGTATATCAGATGTGTATTTGGGTGCCCATAATAAAATAGATCAGCTTAATGACTATTTAAGAAAACATGATGTCAAGGCTGAAAATATATTGTTTATGGGAGATGATATTCCTGATTATCCCGTTATGAAACACATAGGATTTCCGTGTTGCCCACAAGACGCTGTTCCAGAAATAAAAGCAATTTCCAAATACGTATCCCACAAAAAAGGTGGTTATGGAGCCGTTAGAGATGTTATAGAGCAAGTACTAAAAGTTCAAGGGAAATGGAATGGCTATTACGATGCCACATTATAATGAGTTTATTATATTTCACTTTGAAAAAACGCAGCAATTATCCAAATAATCGTTTCAATCTTGGGTTTTATTAATCTTATTCGCTGGAAAAATTTAGTAATGATTGCCTTGACGCAATTACTTATTAAATATGCACTATTAGAACCGTTTGGAGTCCAAACTGCTTTGGATGATTTTGGTATTGCACTATTAATTTTGGCTACGATGTGTATTGCTGCAGCTGGAAACATTATTAATGATATTTATGACGTTGAAACCGATTTTATAAACAAGCCAGAAAAGCTTATTATTGGCAATCAAATTTCTGAAAAAACGGCGTATAATTTATTTATAGCATTCAATTTAGTTGGGGTTGGTATTGGCTTTTATTTGTCGCATGTTGTTGGCAAAAGTGCCTTCTTTTCACTTTTTGTGATTATTTCCGCCTTATTATACGTTTATGCCTCCTACCTAAAACGTATTTTAATTATCGGAAACCTTATAATTTCAGTATTAGTCGCATTAAGTATTATTATAGTTGGGATGTTTGAGCTACTACCAAATATTACGAGTCTCAATCAAGCCACTCATTTTACTTTTTTTAAAATCATTTTAGATTACGCGCTATTTGCATTCGCAATAAATCTCCTTCGTGAAATCGCTAAAGACATCGAAGATATTGACGGTGATTACAAAGCTGGTATGTACACACTCCCTATAGCCATTGGCAGAGAACGGTCTAAACACATTCTATTTGTGCTTAGCCTTATTCCTCTATTGGCCATTTCTTTTTACATAATAAATTCTCTGTATAGAAACCAAATAGCCGTTGGATATTTCTTGATATTTATTATAGCGCCACTTTTTTACTCGTCAATTAAAATCTATATGGCAAAAACAAAAAAAGATTATCATATGATAAGCAGTCTTTTTAAATTGGTCATGCTGTTCGGGATTCTTTCGTTACTTTTATACAAGTACATTTTACTACCCTAATGCTAAAAGACATACTAAAAAATCACCATATTATTCTGGCTTCTGGTTCACCCAGACGTCAGGAATTTTTTAGGGATTTGGGGTTAAGTTTCGAAATTCGCTTAAAACCAGTCAAGGAAGAATACCCAACTCGACTCACACATTTTGAAATCAGTAATTACCTAGCGCAACTTAAAGCACTTCCTTTTAAAGCAGAATTAAAAATTAGAGATATTCTAATTACCAGTGATACCATTGTATGGCATAATAACAAAGCCTTGGGAAAACCCCGTGATGAGAATGAAGCGTATATTATTTTAAAATCGTTAAGCGGGACTACGCATGAGGTTATCACTTCGGTATGCTTTACTACCACAACTTATGAAAAGACCGTTCATGATATCACTAAAGTAAATTTTAAAACTTTAACCCATGACGAGATATGGTATTATATAAATGCCTACAAACCCTTCGATAAAGCGGGTGCGTACGGCATTCAAGAATGGATAGGGCAAATTGGCGTGACTAAAATTGAAGGCTCTTATTTTAATGTTATGGGTTTACCGACCCATGTGGTTTACGAAACGTTAAATGCCATTGCTAAAACCGGCTAAAATTGTAAATTTAGATAATTTCTATACGCTCAATATGAAAAAAATTCTTAAAGTTGAACTCGTATTTTGGATTATTATTGGTATAATCTCACTTATTTTATCCTGCGGAAATAAAAGCAAAAATCCTGAATTAGCAATACATAAATCCCCTGAAACCAATAAGCCAATTGTTAAAGAGCCCTCTGAAGCCTTTAAAAAATATTGGTACGCTGGTGAAGCTGAAATGACATCCTATAAATTAGAACAAGCACGCTACGGTGAAATTAGAAACGGTGAAGCCGTATTAATTTATGTTACTGAAGATTTTTTAACAAATGCTCAAGTGAAAGCTGATGTACAACGTTCTAACACTATTTCTGTACTAAAATTAAATGCCACTAAAAACTTTAATACAGGCATATACCCGTATTCTATAATGCAAAGTACCTTTTATCCCATTTCAAATAATCAACATGCCATTAAAATTTCCAGTTCTATACAAGAATGGTGTGGGCACGTTTATGCACAGCTTAATAATCGCGATAAATTCGAAATCGCTCTACATTCCTACTTCGAAGATGAAGCCGATCAAAACTTCAATATCAATAAGGCTATTTTAGAAAATGAACTATGGACACAACTTCGTATGAATCCTAAATCACTGCCACAAGGGGACTTAAAAATAATTCCTTCTTTTGAATATACGCGCTTACGCCACATCCCAATAAAAGCATACCAAGCATCCGCAACACTAAAACCAAACACTTATAGCATATCTTATCCAGAGCTGAACAGAACGCTCTCTATTCAATTTGAACCTCAATTCCCTTATAGTATATTAGGTTGGACAGAAACCTTTAAAAGTGGTTTTGAACCAAATGCCAAAATACTTACTACAAAGGCAACCAAAATGCAAAGTATTAAATCAGCGTACTGGGGCAAGAATAGAAATAAAGACGAAGCACTTAGAGAAACACTCCAATTAAATTAAAGCCTTATCGTTTTGTAATGTATCTTTGTAACCTACAAAATAGACACGACCAACTATGTTTTTTATAACCTATCAAAATGAATTAATAATAAGCGGATTTGTTCTTCTATTTCTCCTTGTTGTTAGAGTTACTGTAAATTTTGCAGTCACAAAATTAGGGAGACGAACTGGCATTAATGAGGCTCGTATTCGGCTTATTCGTCGTTATATTACCATAACGCTCTTCTTAATGGCAATGTTAATTGAAACCATTGTTTTTGGTACAGAATTTAAAGATTTAGCCCTTATATTCTCTTCCTTATTTGCCATTATTGGTATTGGTCTATTTGCTGTTTGGTCCATATTGAGTAACATCACTTCTGGAATTATCATGTTTTTCAACTTTCCTTACAAAGTGGGTGATAAAATTGAAATACACGATAAAGACTTTCCTATAAGAGCAATTATTGAAGACATAAGAGCTTTTCAACTGCATCTTAGATTAGATAACGGTGATTTAGTTACCTATCCTAATAACCTTATGCTTCAAAAAGCGGTTACACTTATTGAAAAGGACGCCATTGATGATCTGATGGATGCTATATAAATTTTCAATATCTTTATAAGATGAAGTTTCGCACATTAAAAAAAAGAACCGATACTTACAAAAAAAAACTGGGTCAAATTCCTGGTAGTATTATTTATACGGGTAAAAAGCTAGAACAACAGCTTTTTATTGAAGCTTTTGATTTTAATAAAGAACAGTGTATCGTTAAGCAGTTAAGCTCCA encodes the following:
- a CDS encoding group III truncated hemoglobin — its product is MKKDIKTREDIYLLVASFYKKVRDNDLLAPFFNDTIKDWDAHLEHLTTFWEASLFLKTKYLGNPLEAHINVDQAHHNSISEQHFGVWLNLWFQTIDELFEGDYAENAKRRARKMSTFLHLKIFEARQTKL
- a CDS encoding Rossmann-like and DUF2520 domain-containing protein yields the protein MISVSILGAGNVATHLFKAFNNSEQITVKQWYSRDLKAIGRYKNVVNIIDDVKMLKDADVYILAVSDDAVSKLSSELPFKDKLVVHTSGSVGVYDIDKKNERGVFYPLQTFSKDTTMDFANVPICIETIHKKNYPLLKALAQSIGSPSKRVNSDQRGVLHLAAVFVNNFTNQLYRIGHEITESEGAEFDLLKPLIQETAHKIQTISPFKAQTGPAKRNDKKTIKRHLKALKTEHHKDIYKLLTASIQSTHGRKKL
- a CDS encoding KdsC family phosphatase, with product MEEKSYKEYLEHITTFIFDVDGVLTDGSVTVTTSGELLRVMNVKDGYALKTAINAGFNMAIISGGTHEGVRIRLEGLGISDVYLGAHNKIDQLNDYLRKHDVKAENILFMGDDIPDYPVMKHIGFPCCPQDAVPEIKAISKYVSHKKGGYGAVRDVIEQVLKVQGKWNGYYDATL
- a CDS encoding geranylgeranylglycerol-phosphate geranylgeranyltransferase; translated protein: MIALTQLLIKYALLEPFGVQTALDDFGIALLILATMCIAAAGNIINDIYDVETDFINKPEKLIIGNQISEKTAYNLFIAFNLVGVGIGFYLSHVVGKSAFFSLFVIISALLYVYASYLKRILIIGNLIISVLVALSIIIVGMFELLPNITSLNQATHFTFFKIILDYALFAFAINLLREIAKDIEDIDGDYKAGMYTLPIAIGRERSKHILFVLSLIPLLAISFYIINSLYRNQIAVGYFLIFIIAPLFYSSIKIYMAKTKKDYHMISSLFKLVMLFGILSLLLYKYILLP
- a CDS encoding Maf family nucleotide pyrophosphatase; this encodes MLKDILKNHHIILASGSPRRQEFFRDLGLSFEIRLKPVKEEYPTRLTHFEISNYLAQLKALPFKAELKIRDILITSDTIVWHNNKALGKPRDENEAYIILKSLSGTTHEVITSVCFTTTTYEKTVHDITKVNFKTLTHDEIWYYINAYKPFDKAGAYGIQEWIGQIGVTKIEGSYFNVMGLPTHVVYETLNAIAKTG
- a CDS encoding septum formation inhibitor Maf, with product MKKILKVELVFWIIIGIISLILSCGNKSKNPELAIHKSPETNKPIVKEPSEAFKKYWYAGEAEMTSYKLEQARYGEIRNGEAVLIYVTEDFLTNAQVKADVQRSNTISVLKLNATKNFNTGIYPYSIMQSTFYPISNNQHAIKISSSIQEWCGHVYAQLNNRDKFEIALHSYFEDEADQNFNINKAILENELWTQLRMNPKSLPQGDLKIIPSFEYTRLRHIPIKAYQASATLKPNTYSISYPELNRTLSIQFEPQFPYSILGWTETFKSGFEPNAKILTTKATKMQSIKSAYWGKNRNKDEALRETLQLN
- a CDS encoding mechanosensitive ion channel domain-containing protein — translated: MFFITYQNELIISGFVLLFLLVVRVTVNFAVTKLGRRTGINEARIRLIRRYITITLFLMAMLIETIVFGTEFKDLALIFSSLFAIIGIGLFAVWSILSNITSGIIMFFNFPYKVGDKIEIHDKDFPIRAIIEDIRAFQLHLRLDNGDLVTYPNNLMLQKAVTLIEKDAIDDLMDAI